Below is a genomic region from Methylobacterium sp. FF17.
GCATGGGCTCGTCGTCCTCACGAAGGGCGTCGAGCATCTCAGCGACGAAGGCGTCAGACTCGGTCATCGGGGCTCTCCTGGAGAGAGCATCCCCCTCGGGCTGGATAGCCACAACCGGACATGTCCGGACACGTCCGGACGCGTCCGGCCAGGGTGTTCGTTTACCCTGTCGCCAGCCTCAGCTCGACAAGCCGCCCGGGATCCCGATCTCCTGGGCGGACCGAACGAAGGAGGCCGCCCTGACGTATCATCGCTCTGCTCACGACGTGGCGCACTCCTTCGAGACCGGCGCCTGCTCCATCGCCCTCGGGATCGGCGGCGCTGTCCTCGCGGACGCCCGGCTCCGCGCGGGGGACCGGGCCACAGCGGCCCATCTCCGCGCCACCGCCGCCCGGGTCCGGGCCTCGCGCCACGCCCAGGCTCAGGCCGCCACCGCGCGGGCCGAGGCCGACCGTGACCGCGACATCGAGATCCGCCGGCAGAAGCTCGTCGTCGCGGCCCGGCGCGCCGGCGTGGCATGACGTGATGCCATGACGTGCTCAGTAGATGCCGCCGCGTGCGCACGGGGGGTAGCACAATCCCCTAAATGAGCCGATCACGGGTTTGTGAACCACAAAAAGCCCGCCCCGGGCGACCGGGGCGGGCTTCGTGTTCGGGCCTGGATCAGGCGGCCTTGCGGTAGAGAGGGTCGTCGGCCAGCAGGTCATCGAAGATCTCCCCAATGACCTCCGTCTGCGCCGCCCGGGCATCGTGGGCCCGGACGCCCTCGGCCAGGATGGCCGCGGTTCTGGCGGCCTCGGCCGCTTGATGCTCCATCAGGCTCGGGGCCCGGGGCAGACCGGGGATCACAAGCTCGCCGAGCAGATGCCGGCCGATCCGGCTCAGGTCCTGCCGGCCGAGCTCGCGCCGCTGCACGATGTTGAGGCTGTCGAGGTAAGCAAGCGCCGCCTCGTCGAGGCAGGCAGCCTTGGCCTCGTCGCCGTCGTTGAGCGGCGCGAGGTAGGCGAGAGCGCCCAGGCCCCACTCCTCGGCCGGGAGGAGGGGGCGCGGCGCGGCCGGGGCGACCGGCTCGGCCAGGGCCGCTTCGAGCTCGGCCTCGGCGGCCGGGGTCTCGGGCTGTGGAGCCACGATGGCCCGGACCGTTTTCCAAACGATTCGGCCGCTCTCGATGACGGCGATGATGACGAATGCCGCCATGGCGGCGAGGAAGGCACGGAGGGCGGCGAGGACTTGGCGCATGGCGCGGGCTCCTTGAGGGGGGACATCGCAAGCATGGCCCTGGGCGACGAAAGGCACAGCCACCACCCCCCTTGTGGCTGGCCACGGGATCCATACCATCGAACTCAGGTCGGCCTCGCCGACCGCCACGCCGCACGGGAGACCTCGGCATCATGCGCACCGCCAGCAACATCCATTTCTCCAAGCCCGTCACTCCGCTCGACGCCTCGGCCCGCGAGCAGCTCGTCGACGCCCTGCACGCCGCGGGCTCGCCGACGGTCTCCTACGTCCGCGTTATCGACGCCGACTGGCAGCCCATCGCCCCCGAGCTCGACCTCGTCGTCCAAACGTCTTCGACCCGGGCTGCGCGTGAGGTCTGGGCTGCCTGGGCGCTGGAACAGGACCTCGACGGCCGATACCGCGTCGAGGTCCTCGCCACGAACCCGCTGGCGCCTGGACGCAAGCGCCGCCCGCGCGAGATGGGCTACGCCGCCGACGTCGACTTGGACCTGATCGTGCTGGAGGCCGAGCTCGCCGAGCTCGACGCTGCCGACCGCGCCCTCGGACTGTGAGGGGTGCGGCAATGATCACCTTCCTCGCCACGCACACCGACCTGGTCCTCGCGGTCCTGCCGCTGCTCGTCGACGCCGAGAGCGTGCGTCAGGCCGTGGGCGGTTGCCGCACTCGCGCCGCCGCACAGCGCGTCACGAAGCTCCTCGCCGAGGCCAAGGGTCCAATCTTGCCGGACTGGTTCGTGTTCGATCCGCCCGCACCGGGAGACGTCGTCGCCGTCCTTGGCGACGGCGACGTCCTAGCTTGGTCGGAGGTGCAGCCGGGGGAGCCACCCGAGCTCATCGCTTGGATGGACACGCACTCGGGGTCGGTCGTCTGGCGCGAGCCGCTCGCATGACGCCCGACCTGCTCGCGGCCGCCGGCATCGCCCTGTTCGGTCCGGAGTGGAAGCGCACCCTCGCTACCGCCCTCGGACCACTTTTTCCTGCGGGACCACGGGACTCACTAGACCCAAGGTCGGTCCAGCGATGGGCGACCGGGCAGAAGCCCATCCCACCCTGGGTCGGCCCCGCCCTGCAGCGCCTCCTCCTAGCCGAGGCCGAAGGCCTGGAGGAGCAGGCCAGGGAGCGCCGGGCGGTCGCCGAGCAGATAGCTGGATAGCCGAAGGGCCCGGGGATGACCCGGGCCCTTCTTCATTCACCGTCCTCTTCGGGCTCCGCGGGCCCTAGCAGGGCCTCCGGGAGCGTCGGCGTCTCGGCCATCCGTTCCATGATCTCGGCGAGGCCGACTGGCCGGTAGCGCCAGGCGTCGACCCCAACGTCCAGGCTCAGGGACGTGCCCGGAAGCTTGTTGTGGGAATGCCCGTAGAGGTGTCGCGTCCCCCTCCAAACTCCGTCCCACGTGCGCATGGCGTAATGAGACAGGACGAGACGAACCCCGTCCACGTGGATGGTCCGCAGCTTCTCCGGCGGGTCGGCCCAGCCGAGCTGCACGTGCCGGTTCTTGTCATGGTTGCCCACGATGAGCCGCTTGGAGCCGTTCAGCCTCGCGAAGACTTCCTGGCACCGTTCGGCCGAGGAGTTCAGTGCGAGATCGCCCAGGTGGAAGACATCATCACCCGGCCGAACGGTGGCGTTCCAGGCATAGATGAGGTCGTCATCGTGCTTGGCGATGTCGTCCCACGGGCGCTTCTCCATCGCCAGGACGCCCCGGTGCCCGAAATGGGTATCCGAGGTGAACCAGGTCCGATGCGAGACGAAGGTCGATTGGATCTTGGGGTTCTTCATCAGGGCAGCCTCCTCAAATCATGAGGGGGCTGCCGCACGCGCGGTCACGCCCCCGGGGGGATCTCTCGGATTGCGTGGCGGGATATGCGTTTCACGGCGTGCCTCGTGGCGGTGTGTGGCGAAGGGATCGCAGCTCCGGATTCGGCGATCAAGGCGGGATTTTCGGCAGGGTTAAGCGTTCCCTGGTCGGATTGCCTGGGCTGGGAGCAGGCGGGAACGGCCTGCCACCACTGGTTTGAAATTGCCTATCGAGTCATGGTGGCAAAGCCGAGCTTCCCTTGCGGCCTCACCCTGGTCTCCTTGATGCCGTTTTTCACCCAAGACCATCTACGCCTCTCCCTGGAGTACCTCGCCGCGAACGGGCACCCGCAACTCATCACCCTTTTGGCGATGTTCCGGACGCGTCTCGAAGTCGGCGACACGGACGACGACGCGAGCCCTTTCGGCGCCCGTGACGAGAACCTGCTCCTGACCGATTTCTTCAAGCCCTCCGGCGGGCCGGAGGAGCGGCCCCTGTACGTGCCGTTCGGCTTCGGGCTTGGGACCCCGTCGCCCTGGCGCGACCACCTCTACGCAAGCCGCAGCCTTCAACGCATGCGGAAGGACCGGCAGAACGCCGGCATCGCCTTCCGTCAAAGCACTGCCGACAACCGCCGCTGGAGCCTGAGGTCGGACTTCATCGAGCACCTCCGGGACAAGAGCGCCGACACCGTCGGCTCCATCCCGTTCCATCTCGCGATGCTGGCCGTGTGGATGTACCGGACCGAGCCGTTCGAGAGCGTCGAGGAAGCGGTGCAGCGTCTGGTCGCCGACCTGTCGCTCGACGACTACGGCGTGATCGGCACCGTCTTCTCCACCGCCGTCCCAGGCGATCTTGCGGGTCTGCCCATGCAGGGCCAACCAATGGAGCCGTTGGAGATCCTGGCCCTGTTGGTCGTCCCGGCTGCGCCTCCTGCCGAGCAGGTCGCGGAAGAGGACGTGGACAAGCCCGGGGACGAGGCCCCCGGCAGGTGGGAGATCAATGCCGCGGATCTCGGCGACATGGAGGGGCTGGTCGGGCTGATACCCGCCGCGCTCCAGGCGCTGGCCGCGCTGCGGGCGGGCATGCATGTCATCTTCACGGGCGCGCCGGGAACCGGGAAGACATCGCTGGCCGTCCTCCTGTGCGACAAGGCCGG
It encodes:
- a CDS encoding metallophosphoesterase family protein, with product MKNPKIQSTFVSHRTWFTSDTHFGHRGVLAMEKRPWDDIAKHDDDLIYAWNATVRPGDDVFHLGDLALNSSAERCQEVFARLNGSKRLIVGNHDKNRHVQLGWADPPEKLRTIHVDGVRLVLSHYAMRTWDGVWRGTRHLYGHSHNKLPGTSLSLDVGVDAWRYRPVGLAEIMERMAETPTLPEALLGPAEPEEDGE
- a CDS encoding AAA family ATPase, producing the protein MPFFTQDHLRLSLEYLAANGHPQLITLLAMFRTRLEVGDTDDDASPFGARDENLLLTDFFKPSGGPEERPLYVPFGFGLGTPSPWRDHLYASRSLQRMRKDRQNAGIAFRQSTADNRRWSLRSDFIEHLRDKSADTVGSIPFHLAMLAVWMYRTEPFESVEEAVQRLVADLSLDDYGVIGTVFSTAVPGDLAGLPMQGQPMEPLEILALLVVPAAPPAEQVAEEDVDKPGDEAPGRWEINAADLGDMEGLVGLIPAALQALAALRAGMHVIFTGAPGTGKTSLAVLLCDKAGFPSWTASATDQWTTFDTIGGYFPAVHREGAGEQLDFLPGHIVETIEQRKCLVIDEINRADIDKAFGEMFTLLSGQPVTLPFRRRDADGNFRRLRLVHGPSLQESDLEPIQVPPWWRILGAMNDADKQSLKQLSYAFMRRFAFVSVPAPPPDAYEGLIRRNAEDLPDGLVDTLVGLFADERAGFGSVGIPFGPAIPLTMIRHARQRLAVDAATSDAVLMRELLEAYVIPQMQGRADLHEGVDALLSGSLGAEAAVFERRLAVWTGYIAPPEDDRE